CTTCCGGATATTTGGGACGATCGCAGTAGATGGCAAAGTCGTCAAGCTGAAACTCGACAAAGTCATCGATATCCTGGCCGGCCTGTTTTGCAGCCTCAAAGAGAGTATCGAAAGCTATGCGCTCTCTGACAATCGGCACATCGGGCTCGAATGGTTCGTAGCATGACCGTGGTATGAGGAGCAGACTCTCTGGAAGCTCGACTCTCACTGTCTTGCTAAGCGGCTGCGGCTTGCTGAGCGGTTGTATATCTGGCGTTTCCGAGTCTTCTGCCTTGACCTCTATGAGCTCCTCGATCGGAGTTTCCTTTTCATCGATGGCTGGAGCaacgtcttcatcctcgacatcTGGCTCAAGGGCCCGGAGCAGCTCATCATGGATACCATAAAAGAGACCGCCCTCAGGGCTTGGATAATAGTTTGGCGGGCTTTCCGGTAAAGGACCCGGCAAGAGGTCGATATCCTCCAGCGGGGTCATGCGCTCCTCTTGTTCCAGCTCGCCAAACTTGGTCCATACCGCAGGCGCGTCTTGAGGGAGAGCAGCCGACGGCTCTTGAGGGACAAATGTGTTTCCAAAGACATGATCGAATGAGTGTCTTTGACCCAGAGGTGAGTGCCAGTCAATGTCGTGACTATCCAACACTGGATGAATGTCTAACCCGTCATCTCCCAGGTCTAACGGCTAATGTAACGTTAGAGCCATGTCGTCTTGTAAAGGGGCAAGGGTCTCACCGGCATATTGAAGTGTGAAGCTCATGCTATCGCATATACATGGCTGTCTGTGGATGGATGCTGAAATGAAATGAGTGTGTAGGAGGAAGGTGTTTGCAAGCGACGAGAAAACCTAGCTCAACCTGAAAGTGGCTTGTATATAAAACTCGACACGCGCTCCGATAAGGAGAGGGAGGCAGTTGCTCGTCCTCTCTCAGCCAGAACCTTCTCTGATCTCAATAACGCCAGTAAAACGAGTTGTGATGTTTAGACAAAGATGTAAATTCTCTCGAGATTGGCACACAAGAGTAAGTAATTTTCGACAAGATTTGTCCTTGACACGCGCTCAGTACTGGCGGCGTGTGGATCGCGGTAGTAGCCACAACAAcacctcttctccttgcaATGACCAAAAGAAACCAGGGTCTATAGTTAGAAGAAATGAAATGTCCCGTGATTCTGAAGAATGAAGGAAATGAATTTGAGGTCGCAATTTGAGTCGCGTTTCTTTGAGGCGAGGCGAGCTGAGGATGTAAAAGGCGTGAGGATCATAGTTGCAGGGGACGTGCCATAGAAAAACATTGGATCCTAAACCCATTGAGTTGTGTGAAGACCCTAAAGCAGTTTAGCGCATTCAAGGTCTCTAGCTGTTTTTAGTCATGGTTCAACGCAGCAAGCAACCACCATCGCATCTATCGCCTCTTGATGAGAGAAGCCCTAATATGACATAGCATCACATCTTCTGGTTTGTGCTAATTGTAAAGGATCAAGCTATTCTATTACAGTTTTTCATGATGCAATTAAAACACATGCACCGACCGTCATCTCTAGTGGTATCTTCCATGTTCCGGAACTCCTTACAATGCAAATCATGATAAGCCACCAACTTACACCCCTTAACGACGCCGTCGGAATCTGCTGTTGTATCCTGGTCCGCCCTTGGCCCCGTGGTTCCGTAGCTTCAGGCGCTGGAAGTTTGCATGAGCCAGCTCATTGACCTTTCGagcagccttcttcaccGTGCCCTCCTTCTTAGCTGTAGGCTTCTTCTCGGGCTTTTCCGAATCAAAttcgccatcgtcgtcggcggcCTGCGTCTCAGGAACGAAATCATCATTCTCCACATCACTTCCAGGACCCTCGCCAAGGTTGGCTGGTCTCTTGGTTCGAGTTGGGCGCATCTTGACCAGCCTAGTCGTCCGCTTCtggcccttcttcttgtatGTTCGCATGGGATTGCCATCACGATCAACTTGGTCCTCCACTGGGCTGTCGTACATGCCTTCATCATCGAATCCGCCAAGAGGCAGTTGCCGTGTTTGGGTGTCTGCAACGAGCACATCGTCCTTAGGCTTGGGCGGGAACAGAGTTTTCGGTTTCGGTTCGCCCATCTCTTCATTTTCCATCTCTCTCAATGCGTCCAAATCGTCATCCaagttctcctcctccacctttcGAAGGCTGGCAACAATCTCGCTTAGGCCCCTTGTGAAAGGCTTGCGTGGCAGCCGCAGAGGAGCCGGAGCATCAAAGTCGCCATTCTCGTTGAGGACCGGAAGAGAATTGCGCTTTAGAAAAGCCGGCGTGTCGAACTGAAGCTTCGAGACTGATGAGGGTGTGACAGCGTCCACATTTCCATCACGGTTCTTCAGCGGCGTCATGAAGTGGTTCAACCTTTGCCGCTTGCTAGACGACATAGGTGTTCGACCAAGCTTGTCGCTGGCCTCTTCATCCATTGGGGTGGATCGCTTAGTTGGAGTCGCGTCGACCCTGTTTCCAGTTCCCGACTTGGTTGCAGAACCTGATTTTGTTGGTGTTCCTAGCTCTTTCTCTACTAGCAAATCAAATAGTCCGAGCACACGCCCATCTCGCTGAGGTGTTGGGCCAACCGAGGTCACCGACGCTGGACTGAACAGTTTTCGTGAAATGGCGGGTGTGTTCATGAGCTCTTCATCGTGGTCCTGGATCCTGTTCTTCGCCGGAGTCTCGATGTGCTTGGTGCGTTTGGTTGGTGTCTCTGCGGGAAGGGTATCGGGCTTGCGCTTCCTAGGCTGCGAGGCGTCCTTGGCGGATGGCGGCAGCTTGCCTGAGAGGATGTCGCGGAGTTTGTTGTATTGCTTGTATTTCAAGGCTGTTAAATCGTCAGTGCAATGCTCTGACTTTCTGTTCATGCGTCATACCGATTTCCTGGTTCGCTTTGATGTCACCCCTTCCtggcttcttgcccttgtggGCCTTTGCCCAGCTAGTCTCCCATGTTTTGAGGTCGACGCGCAGCTGCTGCGATTGGGCTTCGTATTCGGTTTTTGTCTGTTCATCCATCGCGATTCGATTGTGGCGTGTGCATGTGTGGAAGAAAAGGTGGAAGTGTGaagagggaggggggaggtatgtgggtaggtaggtagttatGGTGGATTATCGCGGTTTGGCGTAAACGCGTGTTGACGCGCACCACTCAACGCGAAAAGGACAGGGGTGGGCGGGTCTAACGTCATGGCAGGTGCAGGGAAGACGCGGGACCCTCGGGCCCATCCGAGGTGACTCTCTGACAAGGGTGGTCCTCAATTCATCAAGGTATCAGGAAGTATACATAGAGATCCTTATAAGATTGTAGAAGTTTTAGTAAAAATTCTAtcaaattaaaatataatttgaGTAGTCTTTGGTTATTTTTCCTATGCTCCTTATGAAAGGGAACTCTCCGTTACTGCCGGCTTTCCATGCTTTTCAGTGTAACTGCGCGCCAGCCCGGTGGGTACAATGTACTTTCGGACCTTTCTTTCCCCACGTCCGGGTACGTATTTCTAACTCACCCATCCACGACATGGATCTTCACAACCTCAATCTCTTGCCTTTAACCCCAAAGTCTTTGGGTCGTTTCAGCGCATCGCACGAGTTATTGCAACTCTTCCAACTCTCTCTGCCCTCGTCATGGAGGCAGACCAGTCAAGCGACGACCTCCAACGCCAAGTCCTCCAGAGCACGCTCGAAGAGATAGCGACCACTCAAGAAGATGCCGTCGAATGCTGCGTCATCTGCCTTGAGGGCATCACCGAGGCCTGCGAGGTAGTCCCTTGCCAGCACCGAAACTTTGACTACCTGTGCCTCCTCAGCTGGCTCGAGCAGACGCCGAAATGCCCTCTCTGCAAGGCAACCATCTCGCAAGTTCGCCACGCCCTCGATGAGCCCGTGCCCAAAACCTATGTCGTCCCAAAATCTTCTCCGAAGCCGCAGAATCAGCGATCCGATGCGAGGCCATATTCGTTATACTCTGTCCGCAGGAATTTGCCACGGCGACGTCGTTATTCACGATCCCGGTACGAGACGCCCCCGAACCCCTCGGACGAGATCGCAAGGCGCCGGGACGTTTACCGTTATAATCGCTACTCAAAGCATGTTGGCTCGAACCGCCTTTCTCGCTACAGAGAGTTGACACCGGCGGCATTCTGCGCAGATGCCGAGCTGGTGTCGCGCGCACGAATGTGGATTCGAAGAGAGCTACAGGTCTTTTCGTTTCTTGCCCCTGATAACGAGGAGCCTCGGCCTGGAGACGGCAATGCTAGGACTTCCGTGGACCGACGGAGGGCGAACAATGCCGAGTTTCTCCTCGAGTACATAATTGCAGTCTTGAAGTCAGTCGACATTATGGGAAGTGCTGGTCAAGCCGAGAACATGATTTCGGAGTTCCTAGGGCGAGACAGTACGCGGTTATTTTTGCATGAGTTGAGAGCTTGGTTACGGAGTCCCTTTACCAAACTTGCGGACTGGGATCGAGCTGTTCAGTATGACCAAGTTTCGGCGACAAGCAACCGCGGAAGTGAACCAGAGCCGGATGGGGGAGTAGGTAGGCAAAGGCATCGTCGGGCCAATGCTGAACACGATAAAAATTTGGGTGCTACTAGACGACATGGCGACTTCTATAGACCTCGCGGAGGGCGTTCGCAAAGATCATCTTCACATAGACATGAACCTTATGATAGACCAAGGAGCGGAGTTGAGCGGAGGACATGACCGGAGTTTGGATGAAAGATAGATATGATACCCAGGGAGCAATCCCCATTTGCATGAATAAGACGAATCTTGCTATGTATTCTAGTTAAATGGCAGCCTGGTTGCTGAACTCGTTGAACTGCCCCTTTTCGCCTCAGACGCGTATTCCTCAATGGGCGGAACTCCGCCCGTTTAGTGAGGCTATACACATTCCGCGACGGACTTGCCGGAGACAGGCTGCAACAGaagtatatttaaatagGTCATGTTTTCATCTCTGGTCATTTCATCACTAATCATTTCAATCATCTCTACTCTCAATCATATCCTTGATCACAGCAATATCACGTCACGCTTCCACTTATACCCCAACTCACACCTCAACATCAAACATTCACAATGCCCACCATCTCCATAACCGCCATCTCAGACCCTGTCTGCCCCTGGTGCTACATCGGAGCCCTCCGTCTCTCTCGGGCCATATCCCTCTACCGCAAGACAGTCTCCTCCAGGGACATTGTCAGCACGACCTGGCACGCATACCAACTCGACCCTCACACCAAGACGCAGCCGATGCTCGAAAAGATGGCGTCTAAAGTCGGCGAGGAAAAGGTGCCCGAGTTCAAGGCACGGCTGGGAGAGATCGCGAAGCGCGAGGGGTTAATCTTTGACTTTGGGGGTACGATTGGGAATACTAGGGATGCGCATCGGTTGGAGAAGTtggccaacaccaaggatgaagaggatttGCAGACTAGGGTTGCTTTGgaggtgatgaagatgtATTTTGAAGAGGGAGGCAACATCACCAGCATAGACGATCTTGTGAAGGCTGCTGGGAGGGTTGGTATTGATGAGAGTGAAGCGAGGGCGTGGTTGGAGAGTGACAatggaggacaagaagtTGATGCCGAAGTGCTTGAGATGCAGACGCTGGGTGTCAGGGGTGTGCCACGCTACATCATCAATGGCAAGTTTACAGTTGATGGAGCTGAGGATGTGGGAATGTTTCTAGAGCAGATGGTTTTGGCGAGGGAAGAGGCTCTCAAGGAGAGTCAGTAGACTCTGCATCATGTACATATATCCATCCTAAACGGGGAATAGACGGTGTTTGTATCAACAACTTCATATCTCATAAGGgtatcatctcatctcatttCATCGCTCACACCTcacatcctcatcaacccGCCCAGATCCTTCTCCATCTGCCTCAACCTCACCTGCAGCTCCCTCTTCTTAACCTCCATCTGtctcgcctcctcctcctcccgtcTAAGATCCTCCTCCGTCCACACctcaccctcttcctcctcctcttcctcatccgcaTCACCGAGCCAGTCCCGGTGATCCAGCGTCGCCAGTTTCTCAGCTTGCTCGGCTACTCGCGCCTCGTAGTATGCCATCGTATTCTTGCCGTGGGCATGTTTGCTTCTCAACGCGGCGATGCGTTCCCTTGCGCCTGGTAGCTCGTACACGCCGCAGAGCTTCTCTGCACCTCGAAGAAGAACATTGACATCTACATCTCCCTTGCGATCCATCTCACCGCGACGCAACTCCTCATGCATCTGCCCACCCAACACGGCCGCCACAGCTGTCTGACGTCGAGGATGGCCTGCGCCGGCTCGCTGAGGAGGACCCGTAGTCACTTCTCCCGAGGCCACGTTGAAAACAGTCTGTCGCCTCCCTGTCGACTTTGTCTTTTCAGGCTCTGTGGGCTTGAGGGCTGTCGAGGGCGGGGGAGGCGGGGGCACGGAGAAGAGGGCGCGCTCGTGGGGTTCGGTGTCGCGGATGAGGGAGGTGATGTCGTGGTTGGAGAGGAGAGCGTTGGTGAAGATTTTGGGTCGAGGAAAGCTGTACATGATTAGCAATGGTTCGCACTGAGAGTGTCGAGGACTTACGGGAGGGAGTCGATGCCCTGGCACGAGTAGCCAATCTGCTCCAGATGGGCAGAAATGAGGGACATGGTGGCTGGTTGTCGGATTCGGTGACAGGCCGTTCAGTTTCTCGGGTGTAGCTCTATGAGACTTGGCTTTGAAGTCGAGACTCGAGAGTACAGCATGCGCTTAAGTGGTGGAATGGATGCTCGAGAGAGATTGTGATGGTTGGAGATGGTCGTGTTGATCTATGGTGGAGTTTCAAAACAATGAAGGCGGGCAGCTTGCTTATCGATAAGCACCCCTCCTTCACCAGCGTCGTCACTACCGACACAATGCCCACTTATACTGGAGCTTAGGCTTGACTTATTGATAAACAATTAAATACTTGAAGAATAAGTTGTATTGGTGCGATGCTCTAATCATTTGAATTACATTGCAGTTGTCTGTGACGAGTTCTGGCTGTGAAACTGTCAGTTGTCATGTTGCCTCCATCAGTACTGTGCTTACAAGTCTGTGTCCATACCACCTCAATTGATGATCGTATTCTATTATAATTGACACAAAGTCTTGTTCTATGTTAATTATTACATATTCATCCGAAAAGTATAATTGGTCGTATATCATATCCCACATTCCGCGTATATCCATCACCCTCAACAACACAACTCAGCCAAGACAACTCAGTTCGCACCGCCCTCGCCACCCTGAGGCTCAAGGCAATCCAGCCTGTAAAACGTCCACGAAGCTCTAAACACAGGCCTAAACTGGGCCTGCTCAAACGACCCGGACCACAGCTCGCACAGCTGCTCAACGGGGTTGAACGCAAACATGGCGCACCCGTCGGTCTCTTTGCAGAACGCGTAGCAGCCGGCATAGTTGTCGAAGCCGGAAAATTTGCCAATCTTTGTTCCTGAAGTGTTTGCGTCGCCGTCGAGACCCCAGCCTGGCCTTGCGCATGTATCCTTCCGATCATTGGCAAGGCACGAGGTCGAATAGTAGTACCACTCAGCCCCGGGGGTGTTATCGACGCCAATCTGCTCCAGCGTGCCCTTCCACGTCTCGCACTTGTTGCGTGTCGGGTTATACGCGAGGGTCGCGCAGTCGCTCTGGGACTCGCAGATGGCGAGACACTCGTCGAGCGTCTTGTCGTCATATGCTTGGATCTTGACTTCCGCGAGCTTGTCGTCCGAAAGGTCGTGACCGGCGCCGCCGAGGACTGCGCACTCTTCAGTGCGGATTGGTTCTCTAGAGGTGATCGTGGTTGAAATTTCTGTGCTTGAAGACTCGACAGTTGAAGACTCGGCTGTAGAGGTGGCAGTTGTCAACGTCTCTGCAGTTCCCGTGCTGGTCAAAGTCACAAATGTTGAGCTCGACACATCTGTTGAAGCCGTTGTAGTGCCAGTAGAAGTTTCGGTAAAAGTCTCAGTAGACGACGTGGCTAAAGTCTCCGACGAAGTCAAAGAAATctcggaagaagaagcctcgAGAGTGGAGCTTGACGTAGCTGTCAAAGACGTTGCAGATCCAGAAGAAGTCTCGGTAGATGACGCGACCAACGTCTCTGAAGAGCTGAAAGACGACTCAGATGAAGTAGCCGACAAGGTTAAACTTGAAGTTAGAGAGGCCTTGGGTATACAAGGACCAGCATTGGCGCCAATGGCGGTCAAAGCAACGAATGTAACGACCAGAGACTTAATACAGCCATCTTGTCCAGTGAACGAGAGACAAAGAGTAGGAAGAGATGAGGGTCGTCAGCCGCTCTCATTCCGTCTCTTCCTCCCATTATATGACCTCTGGCTTTCCCAAATTACCCCTGTTGATCTTCCAGCCAAGACATCTCGTCTCCTGCGCTATCGATCACTGCAGATGCTTAGAACCAACAGAGCCTCACAAACGAAATCGATAGTTCCTCAGGTCCCTCTCGGCCGAATCAAATTGGCACACGCCACCGGGCGTCACTAAGCTAAGAGCTCCCGGGGGTGGCTGGACTAGTGAGCGTTTTTAAACACACCGTCCGATGGAGTGTGTGTGCAGAGAATGCTATTGATGTTTTCTTTCTGTGACAGAATGAATGCCcagagatgatgatgatagtAGAAAAAGAAGAACCGAAAAAAAGCTCCCAAGTCTATCCAAGTCTAGAGTTGCTTTGATGTAACAAAATGTCAAGGCGGCGTCTTGTCTTCAAACTGTCCGCCAATCTTGTACCCCTCCCCATGTAGGTTCTTCCGCATGCATGCATCTTTCCtgtgccttgccttgctgaTCTCGTCGATCTTGTGGTTCATTCCAGCAAGCAAGAAAACTAGGTTAATCTGATGACAGTGGATGTAAAAAAGAAACGGTCTAATAGGTATCCAACGAAAATGCAGGGCCTTTGATCCTTAGGTACTGTGTGTGGCCTGTGTCCCTGATGCTAACTTGAGCCTTTCCTTTCTATGCAAAATGTCCAACATCATTCTCGTatgtctcctcctccttgatccGTCGTCAGCCACGACCTGATTTTGTGTGAACGGACCATTCAAGCTGGGGTCCGAGGTGATTGGTGGCCGTTGCTCAACCCCCCCGGAGAGTCCGGGGATGAGCGGCTGTCTAGGTAGAGTAGTAGTCCGATTCAGGCGGTGTCGTGCTCGTGGGTTGGTTTGGTTGTGGTGAATCGTTATCGTCGTCAGAGGTACCCCTGGTCGCCTCTCGTCTTGTCCTCGTAACATCGTTAATCGCCATGTCTGCGGTGTGGCCGGGGTAGCGCATGACCGCCTCTGCTCTGCAGTGCAGCTGACATGATCCTCGCGAGACTTTTCCGGTTCCTAGCTCGAGCTCGAGTTCGAGTCCATCTCCATAATCTCCATGGCCCAATAAGGTAGCTCTCGTGCGAGGTCTTGGCCGGGGATGTAGTCCTCCTCGCTCGAGTCAGGTTCCTCGAGCTCATCAATGCGCGCGGGGGGCGGGTCGTGGAATAGTAAGCTGGTTCGCTGCAGCTTTCTCCGCATGCGACGTGCGCTCGAGCCGACGTCGTTGACGTCTAATGCCTCACCGTCGTCGTCCGAGTCGCTGAGTTCGCTA
This region of Fusarium falciforme chromosome 5, complete sequence genomic DNA includes:
- a CDS encoding DNA replication regulator SLD2; this translates as MDEQTKTEYEAQSQQLRVDLKTWETSWAKAHKGKKPGRGDIKANQEIALKYKQYNKLRDILSGKLPPSAKDASQPRKRKPDTLPAETPTKRTKHIETPAKNRIQDHDEELMNTPAISRKLFSPASVTSVGPTPQRDGRVLGLFDLLVEKELGTPTKSGSATKSGTGNRVDATPTKRSTPMDEEASDKLGRTPMSSSKRQRLNHFMTPLKNRDGNVDAVTPSSVSKLQFDTPAFLKRNSLPVLNENGDFDAPAPLRLPRKPFTRGLSEIVASLRKVEEENLDDDLDALREMENEEMGEPKPKTLFPPKPKDDVLVADTQTRQLPLGGFDDEGMYDSPVEDQVDRDGNPMRTYKKKGQKRTTRLVKMRPTRTKRPANLGEGPGSDVENDDFVPETQAADDDGEFDSEKPEKKPTAKKEGTVKKAARKVNELAHANFQRLKLRNHGAKGGPGYNSRFRRRR
- a CDS encoding RING-type domain-containing protein encodes the protein MEADQSSDDLQRQVLQSTLEEIATTQEDAVECCVICLEGITEACEVVPCQHRNFDYLCLLSWLEQTPKCPLCKATISQVRHALDEPVPKTYVVPKSSPKPQNQRSDARPYSLYSVRRNLPRRRRYSRSRYETPPNPSDEIARRRDVYRYNRYSKHVGSNRLSRYRELTPAAFCADAELVSRARMWIRRELQVFSFLAPDNEEPRPGDGNARTSVDRRRANNAEFLLEYIIAVLKSVDIMGSAGQAENMISEFLGRDSTRLFLHELRAWLRSPFTKLADWDRAVQYDQVSATSNRGSEPEPDGGTSRRAFAKIIFT
- a CDS encoding DSBA domain-containing protein, with the protein product MPTISITAISDPVCPWCYIGALRLSRAISLYRKTVSSRDIVSTTWHAYQLDPHTKTQPMLEKMASKVGEEKVPEFKARLGEIAKREGLIFDFGGTIGNTRDAHRLEKLANTKDEEDLQTRVALEVMKMYFEEGGNITSIDDLVKAAGRVGIDESEARAWLESDNGGQEVDAEVLEMQTLGVRGVPRYIINGKFTVDGAEDVGMFLEQMVLAREEALKESQ